The following coding sequences are from one Acetoanaerobium noterae window:
- a CDS encoding YcdB/YcdC domain-containing protein: MKKYKKLIALSMMTAMLTSPAISFADSNMAGMDNGVLDSKLTVPAVIEQRELTKRDLEAIDYAKAIMKDYFGTELKSEDYILDVFYSSDYNDEQFPKDKNFRENISVSFMPKSENGGGGAYVAYYEDNKEIISVSNMNIDYEAKRKMTKEKGHEIAKEFLKDKTDLDLSQFTYKVFEESPYNQEYVMGDYYYQRVHEGIEYDGDFISVTVDLSTGKVVSFYQNYTKSLKFPDATPKLTAEEALKIAKEKFTSELKYVTSPSDEKRAIPVYIIDTAFGDAVDAHTKNIYYFGGPVTIEKFNMTPDEVSNLTKDIKPIKFKAENKGQAVEAANMLLKEVYGVELTPKVEYSEYDPNNVYVTYKDTKAKLEYYVSINISDNKALFMGRMPMYIEGMPYDMPTNQKPVINYKQAYEMAIKELAKIAPEQLKQVDFEQVNYVYDSNPYTPAEYYFTFPRKVESAEFQEQFIDIRINGVTKTVESIGIYWDDKKTFDSLEGLIKPEQAMEKFLSDKSMQLRYTLDYNQTQKTGEPVIKLIYSLVSKDGHYSGSYIDAKTGKYIDYPVMYAEPAVAP; encoded by the coding sequence CAGGTATGGATAACGGAGTGCTTGATTCAAAGCTCACAGTTCCAGCAGTTATAGAACAAAGAGAGCTTACAAAAAGAGATTTAGAGGCTATAGATTATGCTAAAGCCATAATGAAAGATTATTTTGGGACTGAATTAAAATCTGAGGATTATATATTGGATGTATTTTATTCTTCAGATTATAACGATGAACAGTTTCCAAAGGACAAGAACTTCAGAGAAAATATCTCTGTAAGCTTCATGCCGAAAAGTGAAAATGGAGGCGGAGGAGCTTACGTAGCTTATTATGAAGACAATAAAGAAATAATATCTGTATCAAATATGAATATAGATTATGAAGCTAAGAGAAAGATGACTAAAGAAAAAGGTCATGAAATAGCAAAGGAATTCTTAAAAGACAAGACCGACTTAGATTTATCACAGTTCACATATAAAGTATTTGAAGAATCACCATATAATCAGGAATATGTAATGGGAGATTACTACTATCAAAGAGTTCATGAAGGCATAGAGTACGATGGAGATTTCATATCAGTGACTGTTGATTTATCAACAGGAAAAGTGGTGTCTTTTTATCAGAACTATACTAAGAGCTTAAAATTTCCAGATGCTACTCCTAAGCTTACTGCAGAGGAAGCCTTAAAGATTGCTAAGGAAAAGTTTACATCTGAGCTAAAATATGTAACTTCACCTAGTGATGAAAAAAGAGCTATTCCTGTTTATATAATAGATACTGCTTTTGGAGATGCAGTAGATGCTCATACAAAGAATATATATTATTTCGGTGGACCAGTTACTATAGAAAAATTTAACATGACTCCTGATGAGGTTTCTAATCTTACTAAAGATATAAAACCTATTAAATTTAAAGCAGAAAACAAAGGTCAGGCGGTAGAGGCGGCGAATATGCTTCTTAAGGAAGTCTACGGCGTAGAGCTAACTCCTAAAGTAGAGTATAGCGAATATGACCCAAATAACGTATATGTAACCTATAAAGATACAAAGGCCAAGCTAGAATACTATGTAAGCATAAATATATCAGACAACAAAGCACTTTTCATGGGAAGAATGCCTATGTATATTGAAGGTATGCCTTATGATATGCCAACAAATCAAAAACCTGTAATAAACTATAAGCAAGCTTATGAAATGGCTATTAAGGAGCTTGCTAAAATAGCACCAGAGCAATTAAAACAAGTGGATTTTGAGCAGGTGAATTATGTTTATGACTCAAACCCTTACACTCCAGCTGAATACTACTTTACATTCCCAAGAAAAGTCGAATCAGCAGAGTTTCAAGAGCAGTTTATAGATATTAGAATCAATGGTGTTACTAAAACAGTAGAATCTATAGGAATATACTGGGATGACAAAAAAACCTTTGATTCTCTTGAAGGACTAATCAAGCCTGAGCAAGCAATGGAAAAATTCTTAAGTGACAAATCCATGCAGCTTAGATATACACTAGATTATAATCAAACTCAAAAAACAGGTGAACCTGTAATAAAACTAATATACTCACTTGTATCAAAGGATGGACATTATAGTGGAAGCTATATAGATGCAAAAACTGGAAAGTATATAGATTATCCAGTAATGTATGCAGAACCTGCTGTAGCCCCATAG
- the mreB gene encoding rod shape-determining protein, translating into MGFSPDIGIDLGTASVLVYVKGKGIVLQEPSVVAIDTSTNKVLAVGEEAQRMLGRTPGNIVAIRPLKDGVISDYDVTEKMLKHFIEKVTGGVGLFRFFKPQIIVCVPSGVTEVEKRAVIDATMEAGARDVFLIEEPIAAAIGAGIEISQPNGSMVVDIGGGTSDVAVISLGGIVVSTSIKIAGDKFDEAIVKYMRKKHSILIGERTAEEIKINIGSAFPRDKEVTMDVRGRNLVSGLPETIKVSSEETLEALRESVAQIADAVHYVLEKTPPELSADISDKGILMTGGGSLLWGLDKLIAKRTGINVYIADDAISCVAKGTGEALNSIKVLQRSTKKRY; encoded by the coding sequence ATGGGATTTTCGCCAGATATTGGAATAGATTTAGGTACCGCGTCAGTACTAGTATATGTAAAAGGCAAGGGTATAGTGCTTCAAGAGCCATCAGTTGTAGCTATAGACACTAGCACTAATAAGGTGCTTGCTGTTGGGGAAGAAGCTCAAAGGATGCTAGGTCGTACACCTGGAAATATAGTTGCAATTCGTCCATTAAAAGACGGAGTTATTTCTGATTACGATGTTACAGAAAAAATGCTAAAGCATTTCATAGAGAAAGTTACTGGAGGAGTAGGTCTATTTAGATTCTTCAAGCCTCAGATTATAGTTTGTGTACCATCAGGAGTAACAGAAGTTGAAAAAAGAGCAGTAATAGATGCTACTATGGAAGCAGGAGCTAGAGACGTATTCTTAATTGAAGAGCCGATAGCAGCAGCTATAGGAGCTGGAATAGAGATTTCTCAACCAAACGGAAGCATGGTAGTAGATATCGGGGGAGGAACCTCTGATGTTGCAGTTATATCTCTTGGAGGTATAGTTGTAAGTACATCTATCAAAATCGCTGGAGATAAGTTCGATGAGGCGATAGTGAAGTACATGAGAAAGAAACACAGCATATTAATCGGAGAGCGTACAGCTGAAGAAATCAAAATCAACATCGGTTCAGCTTTCCCAAGAGATAAAGAAGTAACTATGGATGTAAGAGGAAGAAACCTAGTTTCGGGACTTCCAGAAACAATCAAGGTATCTTCAGAAGAAACATTAGAAGCGCTTAGAGAAAGTGTAGCACAAATAGCTGATGCAGTTCACTATGTGCTTGAAAAAACACCACCGGAGCTATCAGCAGATATCAGTGACAAAGGAATCCTTATGACTGGTGGAGGGTCTCTTCTTTGGGGACTAGATAAGCTTATTGCTAAAAGAACGGGTATAAATGTATATATAGCAGACGATGCTATTTCTTGTGTTGCAAAAGGAACAGGAGAAGCACTTAATTCAATTAAGGTATTACAGCGTTCAACTAAAAAAAGGTACTAA
- a CDS encoding flagellar hook-basal body protein, translated as MFRGIYTATNGMRTDSKRIDVITSNIANSQTTAFKKDVLVTESFPEQLMVKLNGVENNLRPTRQLVNVDPPADFQTNDSIVSIEITSGYLRMEDRHGIGYHKSAKITRDEEGYLRTALRDSDSNTHAKFGAYLLDVNGNPISAPDGAITLLPNGILQAGGQDVARIITAVNAQVIGTMNGGALADRSMINFNQGNLDPTENPLHVAIEGKGFFKILDMQDNQVKYSRNGGFSINPEGILVDYSGNVVLSASDNEITVPEGASKIDIDKFGNIVATIDGEPEEIDTLGVVNIANTESMIKQGESYLTMADGIEADETEFDGQVLQGYLEGSNVDIISEMAEMINLLRGYESGQKVIRSYDDIMSKAANEIGKI; from the coding sequence ATGTTTAGAGGTATTTATACAGCTACAAATGGCATGAGAACGGACTCAAAAAGAATAGATGTAATTACAAGCAACATCGCAAACTCTCAAACTACGGCATTTAAAAAAGATGTTCTAGTTACGGAGTCTTTTCCAGAGCAGCTCATGGTAAAACTAAATGGAGTAGAAAATAATCTAAGACCTACTAGGCAGCTTGTAAATGTAGATCCTCCAGCAGATTTTCAGACAAACGATTCGATTGTATCAATAGAAATAACCTCGGGATATCTTAGAATGGAAGATAGACATGGCATAGGCTATCATAAATCTGCTAAAATAACTAGAGATGAGGAAGGTTATCTTAGAACAGCGCTGAGAGATTCAGACAGCAATACTCATGCGAAATTTGGAGCCTATCTTTTAGATGTAAATGGCAATCCTATTTCAGCGCCAGACGGTGCGATTACTCTACTTCCAAACGGCATACTGCAAGCAGGAGGACAAGACGTAGCTAGAATTATAACGGCTGTAAATGCTCAGGTTATAGGAACTATGAATGGTGGAGCACTAGCTGACAGGTCTATGATTAACTTTAATCAAGGTAATTTAGACCCTACAGAAAATCCTCTTCACGTAGCAATAGAGGGTAAAGGATTTTTCAAAATATTAGATATGCAGGACAATCAAGTAAAATATAGCAGAAATGGTGGCTTTTCTATTAATCCAGAAGGAATTTTAGTGGATTATAGTGGAAATGTAGTGCTTTCTGCCAGCGACAATGAAATTACAGTTCCAGAGGGAGCTTCAAAAATAGACATAGATAAATTTGGAAACATAGTGGCAACCATAGATGGCGAGCCAGAGGAAATAGATACACTTGGAGTAGTAAATATAGCAAATACTGAGAGCATGATAAAGCAAGGAGAAAGCTACCTTACCATGGCAGATGGCATCGAAGCCGATGAAACTGAGTTTGATGGACAGGTGCTCCAAGGATATTTAGAAGGCTCAAACGTAGATATCATATCAGAAATGGCTGAAATGATAAATTTGCTTAGAGGCTACGAAAGCGGTCAAAAAGTTATAAGGTCATATGATGACATAATGTCAAAAGCCGCAAATGAAATAGGTAAAATATAA
- the murA gene encoding UDP-N-acetylglucosamine 1-carboxyvinyltransferase yields the protein MAHILVRKSGPLKGNVKISGAKNAVLPVIAATLLADGVSTIKGVPDLRDVHVMSDLLRHLGAKVEFKDETLVVDATNINSYDAPYELVSKMRASFLIMGPLLARFNRSKISMPGGCAIGTRPIDLHLKGFKAMNALVDMEHGYVEAHTKGLEGHKIYLDFPSVGATENIMMAAALADGVTVIENAAEEPEIVDLSNFINEMGGKVKGAGTKTIKITGVKALHGAEHIVIPDRIEAGTYMVAAAITKGDIVLENVIPDHLRPVMAKLIEMGCVVEEGESTIRVIGPKNIMPTDIKTMPHPGFPTDLQSPFMALLSIAEGNSMVIETVFENRFMNVPELNRMGADIKIEGKSAVIQGVKNLEGSNVVATDLRAGAALILSGMVAEGQTRVTEIYHVERGYVDIVKKLSSLGANIEKIED from the coding sequence TTGGCTCATATTCTAGTGAGAAAAAGCGGACCATTAAAGGGTAATGTAAAAATCAGTGGAGCAAAGAACGCAGTTCTTCCAGTAATAGCAGCTACACTTCTTGCAGACGGTGTATCTACAATTAAGGGAGTACCAGATTTAAGAGATGTGCATGTAATGAGTGATTTACTTCGTCACTTAGGTGCAAAGGTTGAGTTTAAAGATGAAACTTTGGTAGTTGATGCTACTAACATAAACAGCTATGATGCTCCATATGAGCTAGTTAGCAAAATGAGAGCTTCATTTTTGATTATGGGGCCACTACTTGCGAGATTTAACAGATCAAAAATTTCAATGCCAGGAGGATGTGCTATAGGCACAAGACCTATTGATTTACATCTAAAAGGCTTTAAAGCTATGAATGCACTTGTAGATATGGAGCATGGCTATGTAGAAGCACACACTAAAGGACTAGAGGGTCATAAGATTTATCTGGATTTCCCTTCTGTTGGAGCTACAGAAAACATAATGATGGCGGCAGCTCTTGCAGATGGCGTTACTGTTATTGAAAATGCTGCAGAAGAGCCAGAAATAGTAGATCTTTCTAACTTTATCAATGAAATGGGTGGTAAGGTTAAAGGAGCTGGAACAAAAACCATAAAAATAACTGGAGTAAAAGCCCTTCACGGCGCAGAGCATATAGTAATTCCTGACCGTATAGAAGCAGGAACCTACATGGTAGCTGCAGCTATTACCAAGGGTGATATTGTGCTGGAAAATGTTATTCCAGATCACCTTAGACCGGTAATGGCAAAGCTCATAGAAATGGGTTGCGTGGTAGAAGAAGGCGAATCTACTATAAGAGTTATTGGGCCGAAAAACATAATGCCTACAGATATCAAAACTATGCCTCATCCAGGTTTTCCTACAGATTTGCAGTCTCCATTTATGGCACTGCTTAGCATTGCTGAGGGGAATTCTATGGTTATAGAAACTGTATTTGAAAACAGATTTATGAATGTTCCTGAGCTAAACAGAATGGGAGCAGATATAAAAATAGAGGGAAAATCAGCAGTAATTCAAGGCGTAAAAAATCTTGAGGGCTCAAATGTTGTGGCTACAGATTTAAGAGCTGGAGCAGCGCTTATTCTTAGTGGAATGGTAGCAGAAGGGCAAACTAGAGTTACTGAAATTTATCATGTCGAAAGAGGATATGTAGATATAGTGAAGAAGCTTTCCTCATTAGGGGCAAATATTGAAAAAATAGAGGACTAA